ccgggaccagcgccggccagcgaaggcttccccgcggcctccgctggtccctggaggccctccagagtctctggagggcctccagggaccagcggaggccgcggggaagccgcggggcacccggcgctggtcccggaaggccttccagaggctctggaaggccttcggggaccagcgccggccagcgaaggcttccccgcggcctccgctggtccctgtaggccctccagagtctctggagggcctccagggaccagcggaggccgcggggaagccgcggggcacccggcgctggtcccggaaggccttccagagcctctggaaggccttcggggaccagcgccggccagcgaaggcttccccgcggcctccgctggtccctgtaggccctccagagtctctggagggcctccagggaccagcggaggccgcggggaagccgcggggcacccggcgctggtcccggaaggccttccagaggctctggaaggccttcggggaccagcgccggccagcgaaggcttccccgcggcctccgctggtccctataggccctccagagtctctggagggcctccagggaccagcggaggccgcggggaagccgcggggcacccggcgctggtcccggaaggccttccagaggctctggaaggccttcggggaccagcgccggccagcgaaggcttccccgcggcctccgctggtccctgtaggccctccagagtctctggagggcctccagggacctgcggaggccgcggggaagccgcggggcacccggcgctggtcccggaaggccttccagaggctctggaaggccttcggggaccagcgccggccagcgaaggcttccccgcggcctccgctggtccctgtaggccctccagagtctctggagggcctccagggaccagcggaggccgcggggaagccgcggggcacccggcgctggtcccggaaggccttccagaggctctggaaggccttcggggaccagcgccggccagcgaaggcttccccgcggcctccgctggtccctgtaggccctccagagtctctggagggcctccagggaccagcggaggccgcggggaagccgcggagcagccggcgctggtccctggaggccagcgccggcagctccctccctccctcgccgcgaggccgccgccggaggactccccgccgccgccgccgctggactccgccgccctggaataaggtaagggggccgaaagcggggggggcggggggcggccttcctttcttccctccctcctcccttccttccttccttccttccttccttccttccttccttccttccttccttccttccttccttccttccttccttccttccttccctcactcccttcccttccttccttccctccctccctccctcctcccttccttccctccctccctccctcctcccttccttccttccctcactcccttcccttccttccttccctccctcctccctcccttcctttcttccttcctcccttgccttccttccttccctccctcctcccttccttccctccccccttccttccttccttccttccctccctcccccttccttccttccttccttccttccttccttccttccttccttccttccttccttccttccttccttccttccttccttccctccctcccttccttcctccctcccctcccttccttccttccctcccttcttcctttcttcccttcttccctccctccctttctcccttccttccttccttccctccctccctccttatgttcttatgtgacacagagtgttggactggatgggccactggcctgatccaacagggcttctcttatgttgttatgtgatgcagagtgttggactggatgggccactggcctgatccaacagggcttctcttatgttcttatgtgacgcagagtgttggactggatgggccactggcctgatccaacagggcttctcttatgttgttatgtgatgcagagtgttggactggatgggccactggcctgatccaacagggcttctcttatgttcttatgtgacgcagagtgttggactggatgggccactggcctgatccaacagggcttctcttatgttgttatgtgatgcagagtgttggactggatgggccactggcctgatccaacagggcttctcttatgttgttatgtgacgcagagtgttggactggatgggccactggcctgatccaacagggcttctcttatgttgttatgtgatgcagagtgttggactggatgggccactggcctgatccaacagggcttctcttatgttattatgtgacgcagagtgttggactggaggggccactggcctgatccaacagggcttctcttatgtgacaatactgactttggtggacccaagcactgattcagtgtaagggagctttgtgtttgtgtcttctagtgcaattttgttctcagatcctgtatttacttcatcagtatatgggataaggcactttctcaactgtgctgcataatgcagcctatttattttgtcctgttggctctgttggctctatctgcgccaccttcatcactttcggggtgtggatcccccagtggagtggtctcccgactccctccgccggctgtttctgatagccctgcgccccctctttcatttgatatgtgtcccgtgcgggtgccaccctcccgccgggagatgccgcaaaatgagcccccttgaggcttatggcggcagggctcgggggaagcgacctagactgctgttcttttgaggggttatagagtgtttcgagcccgtccctgtggcatcggtcccatcattgtggggcccagggggccggcgcagcagcacgctgaagcagcctgtcggtcacttccaggttcctgtcctgcatcttgaccggtgttattagtgacaggctgcttcggcgtgccgctgcgccggccccctgggtcccacaacgatgggaccgatgccacagggacgggctcgaaacactctataacccctcaaaagaacagcagtctagctcgcttcccccgagccctgccgccataagcctcaagggggctcattttgcggcatctcccggcgggagggtggcccccgcacgggacacatatcaaatgaaagagggggcgcagggctatcagaaacagtcagcggagggagtcgggagaccaccccactgggggatccacaccccgaaagtgatgaaggtggcgcagatagagccaacagagccaacaggacaaaataaataggctgcattatgcagcacagttgagaaagtgccttatcccatatactgatgaagtatatacaggatttgagaacaaaattgtttccggcggtgatatttgggggatttttggggacgtcacaggaagtgctgtgaagtcacttcctgtttccggcaggtgacgcgggggaaatgatgtcacaggaagtgatgccacttcctgtttccggtggtggcatgacatcactggaagtgacgtcaccggaagtgacgtcacttcctgtttccggcggcgcgcgcgcgaagcgcgcacgcaaccccccccccccagtgtccctggctggccttcagacattatggtcaccctagataCAAGTGAAATCTGGAATGAATTTAAATTGTAATCTTATTTATTCTCCTTTGCAGTCATAACCCTTAAGTCATCAAATGTTAATATGAAGGTTCTTGGTGGGGCTTTCATAAGGTGCTTTTAAGGTTGTTTtaaatgactaaaatgttctggtcaattaCTGTAATAGTAATAAACTGAATCTGGAATGAACaagtatgaagctgccttataccacaTCAGGCCACAAGCCTATCAAAATCCAGTAGTTCTTCAGGGTCTGAGGCTGGAATTTTTCAGTTCACCTGCtctctgattcttttaactgaaaatgccagggacagaacctgggaccttctgcatgccaagcagaagctgtaccactgagctacagcccctcacTAGCATGGTTTTAAGTATGCAGCTTCAGCACCAAGGCTTAAATCTTTCTGGAAACCAAACCTTGTATTGTTAAATGTCTTTCCACCTACACCTGGTGTTCTTAGAATGTTGCAGCTACAAGGTGAAGCCAGCTATTTTACTTGTTCCAgggatttgaagggctgtcacttagaggggggcagggagctgttcctgttggcagcagaggataggatgGGTTTAAATGAAGAGTGGGGAAAAGTGCCAGCTGGATATTATGAaaatttacagtaagagttgaTTCTATGAATATGCTTCAGAGAAGGGGCTCAGCAATGCTTTCATCTCACCCTCGCTGATTGCAGCAATAATGAAGACAAGTAGGTATTTACAAAAAATCTGCAATTTTATTCAGATATACTAAAAAGCACACTTGCAACGTTATTCAGACGCACTAAAAAAACCTGGCTTCCAATATGAAATGCATGCAAGGTTAATTAACAGGCTAGCAATAAGAGGCTACACAGCCTTTActtaaaaacaatattttaaaaacacatcaCAGCTTTAATGAACAGGCTTGGAGCACTTCTCTTGCTCCAAATGGATCTCCTATGGAACAGGAGCTGCTCTACAGGGCAGGGCCAGCAGTCAGTCCCTTGTCGAATACCCTGCGCTGGGCATCCGGAGACAACACACTCACACTGCTCATGAACTACCTGGAGAGAAGACCTTTTGTGATGTGACACACCATCTATGTAAAAAGAGGACTTTGATCCTAAGTCCACAGTgttctccaggagagttctgctTTTCAAGGGGAAATTGGTACAAGGATGTGGTGACCATGAAGAGCACAAAAGAAATACTGATGGGCTGAACAGGATGGATGGAAATCTTGGAGCAAGATACTTTGCTTTCAATTCAGGTACATTAATTGTGCGGTGTCCTAGAAGGGATGTCATTCCATCCCACCCAACAGCACTGAGGCTTTCTGAAAGATGACAGCTTTTGGAGTTGGGTCTCCTAGACGTAGTTCTTGCTGGGGTAATCGCTGCGGGGCTGTGAGGCGGCTGCTGTGTAGCGGGCACTGTAGTTGTTGCTGTCCTTCTTGGGGCAATTGCAGCACAGCAGGGCCCCTCCGAGGGTCATCAAGGCAGCAGCTGCCCAACCAAGGTAGAGGGAAGCTCCCAGCTCTCTCTTCAGGGCCTCTGTCACCAGTGGATTGTAGAAGTCACGGATGATAGTGTTGGCTGACCAACACACAGGGATCAGGCAGAGGATTCCTGCAACCACAAAGATGACACCAGAGACGATGATGATACGCGCCTTTGCATTCTCATCCTCCACGCAGTTGGTGCACTTGGCTCCCACAATGCCAATCAGGAGACCCAGGACTGCCAGAAGCACTGAGATGACCATGAGAGCCCGGGCAGCTTGGAGGTCTTGAGGCAGAGCCAACATGGAGTCGTAGACCTTGCATTGCATCTGACCAGTGCTCTGCACCACGCAGCTCATCCACAGCCCCTCCCAGGTGATCTGTGCTGTCACAATGTTGTTGCCGATGAACGCCGTGACTTTCCACATGGGCAGGGCACATGTGACGATTGCGCCAATCCAGCCCACCACAGATAGGGCCATGCCCAACATCTGGAAAGCAGCTGAGGCCATCGCTCAACCCAAGGTAGttctagagagaaagagagatgaaacTTTAGGTGAATACCTAAACATTTCCCCTAACAAGAGCTGTTATATCACACTATTAAACATCACAGAGAAGGACCTCAAATATAGTCAATCATGTGGATAGCTGTCAAACCAAAGTTGTTTTATTCAGCACCTTAGCTGAGGGTGTCCAACCTTTGAGTCTGGAATACACCTGGAACTTTGAGAACAGTTAGTGggcaccatcacaaaatggctgctgggcagggAGCAACTAACCATAAAATGGTTGCCGGGGGATCTagaaccaatcacaaaatggtggGGAGGTTCCAAGCCAAGGGTTATCTTTTGAAGGAGACAGCCACTTCTGTATGAGTGCTCCTAAAGATACAAGGATGGCTGCATCCCAGGCTCTTCTGATATATAAAAAAtgtaaaagtcccctgtgcaagcaccagtcattttcgactctggggtgcctCTTGCTTAAATTAAGTAGAGGTCAGGACTTGCTCTTGCTTTAGGGAAGAAATGCTTCAGAAAAGAAGCAAACAGGCTCCAGGGAATGCACTGTTAGGCACCAAGGTACCCTTGGGCACCACATTTAGAATTACTGCCTTAGTTCATGGAATCCTCAACAGCCATGTGGTGATGGCCACTATTCTGTTGCTCAACAGCTGACCTCTTATGATAGCTGCATAAAGGTTACATCCAATGGCAAGAATATCTCCTAGACACCCCAAAGGTTTAAGAAATCTTCCTTGAATGATCTTGTTGGCCATTCTTGGCAACAGAATGCCAGCCTAGAGAGACCCTTGACCTGATccaaacagagctcttttgtacAAATCTGAGTCACTTACAGATGTGCAGTTGCTGTAACCTTAGAAGGAGGCCAGCCTTTAAGAAGAAAAACAGTCTAAGCTTGTGAACAAATACGTAAATCTTGGGAGAACACAGGCTGGCCATTTCACAGGCTGCGGAGCCTATTGTGCTGAAGACACCCCTTGCTGAGCCGGTTTCTTCTagtcacccccctcccccgccaaagtgAAGTGGATTAGTTACATCTAGTTGAGAGACCTGTTTTTTTCCAGTGGACCTGCAGTCAACAGCTTTGTTCCATTGCCCACCTAATGGTTAGGGTTAAATATTAGGGGAAAGTCCCTTCTGGCTACATTTATCTTGCAACAAGATCTGGCTTTCCCAACAACCATTTACTGTTTTCTACAGTGGGAAGGAGGAAACACCAAGGACAGGGAAAAGCCTTCCCcccaagtgaagaagaagaagaagaagatattggatttatatcccgccctccactccgaagagtctcagagcggctcaacaatctcctttaccttcctcccccacaacaaacaccctgtgaggtgggtggggctggagagggctctcacagcagctgccctttcaaggacaacctctgccagagctatggctgacccaaggccatgccagcagatgcaagtggaggagtggggaatcaaacccagttctcccagataagagtccgcacacttaaccattacaccaaactggctctcctgggtgcacTCCTGAATCCATGCCAGCAACATTCTTAATCAATACAAACCACAGTACATTGTTTTAAGGGCAGTTCCAAGTCAGTAACTGGAGGTGCCTACAAGCCTTGAAGTCTCCACCTGCTAGGTTTTGCATGAGAGATAGGTCATCCTTTTGCTCAGGGAACACAGACAGGACACGTTTTGTTCagcaggaatcaagtttcacTACAGTTGGGCATGCTGGGATGGATCCTATGGATTTGTCCTGCTAATATGAGTGAATTCTTATGGCACAAAGTGCTTTTCCTGAATGTACGAGGCTCTTCTCTTGCATCAGGGAAGGCACTTCATGGGAGGAAGGTGCAACCCATAGCATTTCTCTTATGGAGTTTAACAAAGAGCTAGGGTCCATGTTAAAAGTGAAGAGGGAAAAATAAAACGGGTTAAAAATGAATACTGGGGTCACTTTTCCTTCTTGTTATTTCTCCTTTCTGGTTGGAAACCTTAGTTCAAAGGACAGGTATAATCATAAGGACAAACAATCCAGACTTTTCATAGCCAAGTCAGAGTGAAAAAAGGAAGTGAGCTATCTTGGCTGAAGCACACATTTTCTGAAATTATCAGAAGCTTGCAAAATACTATTTTCAGTCTCGGCTGATGAAGCAAGATGGAATGTAGATGCAGAAGTCAGATTTGTTAAAGCTAATGGAgtagcaaggaggtggtgggtgtgccccccccccccagacctccgactgtagagatttttctgcagcacccagttctggaAGTAACCATGTtcagctttcttttgcaggcatgagagaagataaagttttaaaaattaagtgtgaAAAGATGGAAGTCTGTGAAAAAGtaaagttttggaaacaaaataaagaatataattatgattagaataagaattaggaaaagtAGTACGGGGTTGGGTGAAATCgggtaaagaaagaaaataagataaagaggaaggggtttatttatttgttgttagtattcagttcGATTTTTAGAAAGTAATGGGAAAAACTGAAATGTATTTACTTGAGATGTATAAATAAGTTGATATATGCACACTTAAATATTAATACTGCAGAAGTCAGATTTGGATCAGCAGTCTAAACTCTTGTACTTGTTGCATTTTTCATTGAATTGCTAACTTCATGGAACTGTTAATCAGTTCATTTAACTGATTAACTGgtggtgccatcctaaacagaattattccCATCTAATCCTGTCGACTCCATGGAACAGTAACTCAGGATGGGACAGCCAGCATGCCTAAATGACCAGCTTCCCCTAAGAATGAGACACGTGGGAGACAGTGTGTTGAAAAGAGGAGGGGGTAAGATTTGAGTTCAAATTCTCTCCCAGCCCTGAAGTTTGTTTTATGGCCATTCTTGGGCAAATCACACTCTTAGTATAACCTCTCACAATCATGTAATGACTATAACAACAGGTAGTTCACAAACCCTAAAATGCTTAGAAACAGGATCTAGAATTAAACACATTTTGTATTAGATTTACTGGTCCCCAGAGGGTACTctgtaaagagccctgtggtgcagagtggtaagctgcagtactgcagtccaagctctgctcatgacctgaattgaatcctggcagaagctgggttcaggtagccagctcaaggttgtctcagcctttcatccttctgaggtcggtaaaatgagtacccagcttgatgggggtaaagtgtagatgactgcggaaggcaatggcaaaccactctgtaaaaaagtctgccatggggTGCaactgtcaccccagagtcggaaacgactggtgcttacacaggggactacctttacctttttaaatggtATTCTTGAGCTAGAAGGCTCATTTTGAAGCCACATAAAGCTATTTTAATATGATCAAACCTCTTGCCATCCAACTCTGCAACAGATTTCTGGGATCTCTGACTGTCTACACTTGCTTCTACAGATCTTTTAAAGGCTGCTgacagagattgaacctggatcCTTCTTATGCGAAGCATGCCCTGTCCTAGGTGCCTAGCGGCCACATTCAATACACATCCTGCTTTTCTGAACCCACTTGCTTCCATTCCAAGAGCATCACACAGTGGCTACAAATGGTCATTAGAAACACTTACCAGCAAGGTTTTTGCAAGCCCCACCCAATGCTCTTTGCTCCTCTGAAGGGACTTGAGCTAGGTGAAATGCCAAATGCCTTGGGGTAGGATCTGCTATCAGGATTACTGAGTTGGACGGAGGAATAGCAGGTGGCTGATGCTATGCCAGTGGGTGTGGTGGAGGAGCCAGGCTCCTTTGTCAGGAAGAGCCATTTACCTTCGTGTTCCACCATGTTCCACCTGACTCAGATACACAGGATTCTCAGCATAGGTGGGGAGGCAATACACTCCTGTCTGATTAAGACAGAAGGCCTAGCTGCCTGACTCATCAGGTCAGGCAGCTCTAGTCTAAACAAAAGCCTGCTCTCAGTTTCTTGTCTTCCTCATGGTGAGGAGGACAGAGGATCCTCTCCCACCCCTGCCCCAGCCTCCTAGAAAAGCAAACTGTTGTGCAATTGTCGGTTCTCTTCCAAGATTCACTTTCAGCAGGTAAGAGACACCTGTACTTTGAGCAACCTGAGAATTCCTGAGAATGTCATCATCCCCCTCCCCATGCCATGACTGTGAGGAATCACCCCAAATTTGCAGTCACTGCTCctcaggaacaggaaaggagtgAGTATATGTGGTTTGGTGTTCTTAGTGGCATGCCTTCTACCTCACTTCATACTCTGGAAGTTTCTCTTAATCATGGTGGATGTTACAGTTTTAGCCTACCCTTCTTGAAATGCAGACAGGTTATTCTGGAACAGACAAGAACTACAAGCAGCCATTCAGACCAGAGAAAGGGCGTGCAAGAGATGTTGTTGCCTAATTCAGAGAACAGGAAGCATTGTGTAGCGGTTATTGTCGGATCTGGCAACCTGACCATCAcaaatttgaatccccactctcccACAGAAAAATGCTGGATTACCTTGGGACAGTGTcgtagcctaacctacctcacagagttgaggatagaatggaggagagaagaatgagtctgcactggggagaaaagcaggatgtaaAGACCCAAATAAAAGCCATCCTCTCAGtgaaactgccacaggaggattAGATCAACATATCCCTCCATGGAAGTCTAAAATTTAACTGGCAGTCTAGCCATTTGGACCCCAATCAAAGGTAATGTTGAACCAATGTTTTCGTTTAAGACAAAATGGAGGCCTTTTGTCCTGAGAGTAGGTACTTTGCCAGAAGTGGGCAGAGACTGCCATCTTTGATGTTAGAAGCACTGTTCTCTAAACAAAGAGAAATACAACTGAGAAAAGGTTTAGTTCATGAAAGTTTCAACACTTCTCGTTAT
The sequence above is a segment of the Heteronotia binoei isolate CCM8104 ecotype False Entrance Well chromosome 15, APGP_CSIRO_Hbin_v1, whole genome shotgun sequence genome. Coding sequences within it:
- the LOC132584379 gene encoding claudin-4-like, giving the protein MASAAFQMLGMALSVVGWIGAIVTCALPMWKVTAFIGNNIVTAQITWEGLWMSCVVQSTGQMQCKVYDSMLALPQDLQAARALMVISVLLAVLGLLIGIVGAKCTNCVEDENAKARIIIVSGVIFVVAGILCLIPVCWSANTIIRDFYNPLVTEALKRELGASLYLGWAAAALMTLGGALLCCNCPKKDSNNYSARYTAAASQPRSDYPSKNYV